TTAAACGCTTTTCTTCACGCCACGCACTAAGCAATTCCTTCAATGAAGGTGGCTGGTATCCCTGCTTTTTTTGTTTGGCACCAATAGCAAACAAAAGGCGATACTGCTTGAGCAGCACACTAAATATGCTGATCAAGGAAGCATTTCTGTCCCAAATATGAGCCGCTTCGCTACTGGCTCCATTGAGTTCCAAAATGGTGAATTTTTCTCCCTGCATAAAGTCATGCAAGTTATCGAATTTGATGTCCAAACGGCCGTAGTAGTAACCTTTTACGTCCTTCAGAATATGATCTAATTTGCGCGTGAGTGATTCGGTGATGTATTGATTACCATCTCGAAAAATGGAACCACGACTGTGACTGCCGGCAAACGCCAGTTGGAATTCCTCACCTTGCGCAGGCACCCAATTCAATAAGGCTTGATGACGTGGCAAGTAGAGATGAGCAAGCTGACCCGCTCTCGGGTCCTGTCGAATCAGTTCTTCTAAAGTGAGTCGCCCATCGCCTACTACAGACGGAGCGTATTTCAGAGTAATGGAGAAAATTTCGCCACGCTCTGCATCAGGTTGACGCACATAAAACACACCTGCTTCCGCCTTATAAGGCGCTTTTTGCTGCAACACAAATCGAGCCTCTTGTGGAAAAGCCATAAAATAATCCACAAGTTGTTGTTCTGATTTCAATAATTTCACACCAACACCACGACACCCTAGATCCGGTTTAGCGACTATTGGCCAATTGAGCTTAAGTTCAGTGAGCTTTTTCAGTGTGTCTTCTACTTGTGTCCTAATGGCATCAGAAGTTTTCTCAACAGTGCAATAAGGGGCGATCCAAGGCCGAGCCGTTTCTCCAGCGAGACTCATAATGTCGTGCTTCGACTCACCCACCATGCCACTAAGTTTAATGCTAGGATTGGCAATTAACGGCAAACGCAAATCCCTGTAATACAAGGCTTGAAACAAACTTTGCACTACGACTGGTGTATAAAAAAACCAAGTGGGCATAAATTCAAAAGGCGATATAGCACCTTTATCATCAGCCTCTAACAAGGGCATCCCCCCATTGACTCGATGTGCTGGAATCAACTCAATGCCTGCTAATTTTTCCACTGAAGCCCTCTCAAAAAACTCAACTTTATTAATCGATTCACCGCCAACAAAACAACCAATGACCCAACAATAAACCACCATTGATAGGCCGCTATGTCTAACCAAGCTTGGCGACCAAACCAGTAAATCACACCGAATACCAAACCTGTCCAAAGCGAGGTGGCCAACAAGACCACCGCCAAAAATTGCCAGATAGGAAGGGCAATAAAACCTGCCAATGTGAACCCTAAGGTTCTAAAACCGGGAATAAAACGAATCACAAAAAGATTAAGCCTTTGCTGATGTTGAAAACGTCTTTTGACCATTTGAAAGTAGGGCATTTTATAAAGACGCCATCTGATCCAGCGCCATCGTTTTGCGCCACGACCCAAGGCATAAAGCCCTAAATCACCTGTCGCAATACCAAGAAATATTGCCAACAAAGCCAACGACACAGGCATATCACCTTGTACTGCCATGACAGCGGCACTGACAATAGCCAAATCCTCCAATAAATAGGACATCAGAACGATGCCAATAAACATCACACCCAGCGATGAGGAAGACTGAATTAATAAGGTATGCAACGCGTCTAGCACTCTTTTTCCCTTGGATAATCTGTTGGGTACTTAAGTGTTAGTCGTACGTAATGTGAAAATTGTTACAACAAAATTATGTTTAATCGAAATGAACGACGTTACTCAGATTCTCTGCACTTCAATACGGCTTTAAAGCAAGCCTCTTTCTCAGTGTTAATGTGGCGATGAGCCTATCCAGCAACATAGCTCAACAAAACAAGGCGTATTGCATAATAAACAACGTTAATGTTATGTTATAACATTAACGTTGTTTATTTTAGTGAGCGCCTGCCATGAACAAACTTCCAGTTACGGTACTGTCAGGATTTCTTGGTGCCGGTAAAACCACCGTCTTGAGCCACATTCTTAACAACCGCCAAGGTCGTAAAGTAGCAGTAATCGTCAATGACATGAGTGAAATCAATATTGATTCCGAAATTGTACAGAACGAAGTGTCTTTTAATCACAACGAAGAAAAGCTGGTTGAGATGAGTAACGGCTGTATTTGTTGCACGTTACGAGAAGACCTTCTAGAAGAAGTAGGCAAACTGGCTCAAGCCGGAAAGTTTGATTATCTCGTCATTGAATCAACCGGTATTTCTGAGCCGTTACCAGTAGCGGAAACCTTTACTTTTACCGATGAAAACCATGTCTCTTTATCTGATGTCGCCAATCTCGATACTATGGTCACAGTAGTGGATGCGGTTAATTTTCTAGTCGATTATAACCAAGCCAAATATTTAAAAGACACTGACCAATCTCTTGGTGAAGACGATGACAGAAGTATTTCCGATCTGTTGGTGGATCAAGTGGAATTTGCTGATGTGATTCTCATCAGTAAAACAGACCTTGTCGATGTTAAAGCAATCGACAACTTAACTGCCATTCTAAAAACACTTAACACGCATGCTCACATCATTCCAATTGCAAATGGCAATATCGATGTAGACCACGTTCTTAATACTGGACTGTTTAATTTTGAACGCGCGCAACAAGCCCCTGGCTGGTTAAAAGAAATGCGAGGGGAACACATTCCAGAAACCGAAGAATATGGGATCAGTAGCTTTAGTTACCGAGCGCGACGTCCCTTTCATCCAGAAAAGTTTCATCGTTTCATTGACGACATAAATACATTTGGCAAATTGATTCGCTCAAAAGGCTATTTTTGGCTCGCCTCAAGACCAACATTCGCTGGTCAATGGAGCCAAGCTGGAAGCATGGCACATTATGGGTTTGCTGGCGTATTTTGGCGAGCTATCCCCAAAGAAAACTGGCCTACCGACAAAGACTATTTAGCGAACATAGAAAAACTATGGCAAGAGCCTTTTGGAGATATGCGTCAAGAGTTGGTGTTTATCGGGCAGAATTTAAACAAAAGTGCCATGATCAGAGCCCTAGACGCGTGCCTATTAAATGAATACGAAACCTCTCTTGGCAAAGATTACTGGCTGAAATTAAAAGACCCTTTCCCAGCTTGGGGGCCTAACCACCCTTCCATCACAAGTTAAATACAAGGAAAACAATATGAAAAAGCCATCTGCTCTTATCATAAGTGCCCACGCTGCTGACTTTGTTTGGCGTGCAGGTGGAGCTATCGCCCTACATGCCGATATGGGCTATGAAGTGACTGTAGTTTGCTTATCCTATGGTGAACGAGGTGAAAGCGCTAAGTTATGGAAACAAGACGACATGACGTTGGAACAAGTGAAACAAGTTCGGCGCAAGGAAGCGCAGGCAGCAGCGGAAGCACTAGATGTCCATGACATACAATTTTTTGACTTAGGAGATTATCCGTTAGATCTGAACAATGAAGCGCGCAATCGTCTTGTCGATGTGATTCGATCTGTACAGCCGGATTTCATGATGAGCCATTCCCTGTGGGATCCATACAATACTGACCACATGAATACCACTCGATTTGTCCTAGAAGCACGTATGATAGCGCAAGCTTGGGGACATAATCCTGGCGAAAAAGTACTTGGTGCTCCTCAGTTGTATTTATTTGAACCTCACCAAACAGAACAAATGGGATGGAAACCCGATACTTTTTTAGACATCACCCAAGTTTGGCACAAAAAACAAGCCGCCATTGAGTGTATGCAAGGACAAGAACACCTCTGGCATTTCTATACCAATGTTGCCGAAAATCGGGGCAATCATTTTCGACGTAACTCTGGTGGTCAGGCTGGTGGACGCAACACCGAATATGCTGAAGGTTTTCAGTCAGTGTTCCCACGAACGGTAGACAAGTTATAAGTCAAAAAATTGTATCTCGGAAAGTTTATACAGTTTTTAGCTAGCAAACTTTGGAATGATGAAAGCCTAGTTAATCGCATGGTATTCATTAATAAGGATCTGGATGTAAACTACATCCAGCAATCCTTACCAAGCTGTTTGGCTTAAGAAAGGTACAAATATCATTGAAGAGTTAGGCGGCATGAAAGACATTAAGAATATTTTCCGTAATCTTGAAAAAAAGCTCAAACAATCAAAATGGTTTGAGGAGGATTGGGAAATTTATAACCGTGGACCTTACTTACAACTTTATAAGACCAGTTGGCATAATCATAATCAAGGTGGAATTCACTTCGAAACCTATATTGAAGCATCTCAAATAAAGCAAAAGTCTTTTCCCATTTGCCTACACGCAGAAGAAGATTGCCCATCCAGAACGGAATTTATACAGCGACTTTTAGATCGAGAAGAAGATACAATCAAAGCTTGGAAAGGCTATCAAATTATCGCTAAAGATTATCATATTCTGCAAAAGACAATGCCACTCAACTTTAAAAATCTAGAACAGCGCCTTTATGATGAGTTGAATCAATTAAGAAAACTGGCACCAAGTATAGAGCTAGTTTTACAAGAACTTGAGGCAGATACTGAAAGTTAAGGAAGCAAAAAATGAAATCTCAAAAAAGTCCTTGTATTGATGTCTGCGTGTTTTCTGGTCCAAAAGGTTGGTGTATTGGTTGCGCACGCACTCGACAAGAGTGTCAGCAATGGAAAAACATGAAACCTTACGATAAAAATTTGCTCAAAAAAGCTCTCACAAAAAGATTGCACCAATTACAGAATCAAGCCACCAAATAGCTGGCCAACATAAAATAAAAATCAACAAATTGACTATAAACACTACCTAGTAGTAAAGCAAACTAACCTTAACCCCAATCGATATTCCCAATCTCTATTGGGACCTTAATTGTGAAGATAGCACCTTACAAAATACAGCGTCCTTCTTTGAGCAAATCAAAAACAAAGCATCATCAGCCCCTATAACGCCATAAGATCTTAAAACCTATTTCTTTATAACAAAATTTTATTAATCCTTCCGTTGTTTGCTGCGTATGCAACTATACTGATGGTAAGCCACATGAGATGAGGGCGTGGCTGTATCAGGCATTTTCCAAATATTTAAGCGTTAGTTAGATAGCAACGAGGGGGAATCCATGATCAATCATGTTTGGGGTCTTATTCATCATCCAGATAAAGAATGGCGTGCCATCAACGAAGAGCACGAAACCGTTAGTCACATGTACTACCATCATGTGCTGTGGATGGCAGCTATTCCAGTAGTGAGTGCTTTTATCGGCACTACACAATTTGGCTGGTCGATTGGTGGAGAGTCCATTAAGGTATCACTGATGACTGGTTTAGGGCTGGGCGTCTTATTCTATGCTTTAATTCTGGTTGCCGTGGCCATGGTCGGCAGTGTCATTCACTGGATGGCACGCAACCATGCTAATCGCCCGCCACGACAAGAATGTATTGTCTTTGCAGGTTACATAGCGACACCACTCTTCCTAAGCGGTATCGTTGCCATTTACCCAATTATCTGGCTGTGTTTACTGACCTGCGTTTTGGCTGTTATCTACACAGGCTACCTGCTGTATCGTGGCACACCTAGCTTTTTAGGCATTAGTAACAAACAAGGCTTTATCCTTTCCAGTACCACATTAGGTATTGGCGTCTTAGTACTTGAAGCATTATTGGCCATAGTGGTCTTAGTGTGGAGCCTAGGTTCTGAGCACAGTATAGTATGGAAATTTTTTCAATAAGATTTTGATTCATAAAAACAATCTATCACTTCTTGTAACGATCGACGGAACTTTTTCCGTCGATTCTCGTCTCAAATTTACTTATTCTCAAACGCAATCTGTGATAATTTTGTCGGATATCGTTTTAGGTAGTGGTTTATCGGGCAAGGATGAACCAAACATAGTACTATGACAAAGTGCATTTATTGCCTATATTTTAGGAAACAACATGCTAGCACTCTGTTTTAACTCTGTTTTATTACCATTAACTAGGAAGGAGTTATTCCCTTGAGTTCACTGATCTGGCTGCCATTTCTCCCTTTATTAGGGACTCTGGTTCCTCTTCTTAGTGCCCGCTTAAGCCGAACGGCTTGCGCCTTTCTTACGGCAGCACTACCCGCACTCACTCTTTTGCTCGTGTTGGCCTATGCTGGAGACATTTTCCAAGGCGAACGTTTTCAGGCCATATTACCTTGGATTCCGACCATTGGACTGAATTTATCCTTCCGTTTGGATGGCTTGGCTTTGTTGTTTGCCATTTTAATTCTTGGCATAGGTTTACTGATCATTTTGTACGCTCGATATTATTTATCGGCACAAGATTCCATCGGTAAATTTTACGCTTACCTGATTTTATTCATGTTTGCCATGCTGGGTGTAGTGTTATCTAACAATCTGATTCAAATATGGTTTTTCTGGGAATTAACCAGTATCAGTTCCTTCTTATTAATCAGCTTCTGGGGACATAAAACCGAAGCCCGTAAAGGCGCCCGTATGGCGCTCACCGTAACAGGGGCTGGCGGCCTTGCCTTATTGGCAGGCCTGCTTATCTTAGGCAATACGGTTGACAGCTTTAACCTACAAGACATTTTAGACAGCGGCGATTTCATTAAAGCCAGCGCCAACTACCCAATCATAGTGGTACTTATTTTGCTGGGCGCGTTCAGTAAATCCGCGCAATTCCCGTT
The window above is part of the Marinomonas sp. THO17 genome. Proteins encoded here:
- the zigA gene encoding zinc metallochaperone GTPase ZigA, producing MNKLPVTVLSGFLGAGKTTVLSHILNNRQGRKVAVIVNDMSEINIDSEIVQNEVSFNHNEEKLVEMSNGCICCTLREDLLEEVGKLAQAGKFDYLVIESTGISEPLPVAETFTFTDENHVSLSDVANLDTMVTVVDAVNFLVDYNQAKYLKDTDQSLGEDDDRSISDLLVDQVEFADVILISKTDLVDVKAIDNLTAILKTLNTHAHIIPIANGNIDVDHVLNTGLFNFERAQQAPGWLKEMRGEHIPETEEYGISSFSYRARRPFHPEKFHRFIDDINTFGKLIRSKGYFWLASRPTFAGQWSQAGSMAHYGFAGVFWRAIPKENWPTDKDYLANIEKLWQEPFGDMRQELVFIGQNLNKSAMIRALDACLLNEYETSLGKDYWLKLKDPFPAWGPNHPSITS
- a CDS encoding Yip1 family protein: MINHVWGLIHHPDKEWRAINEEHETVSHMYYHHVLWMAAIPVVSAFIGTTQFGWSIGGESIKVSLMTGLGLGVLFYALILVAVAMVGSVIHWMARNHANRPPRQECIVFAGYIATPLFLSGIVAIYPIIWLCLLTCVLAVIYTGYLLYRGTPSFLGISNKQGFILSSTTLGIGVLVLEALLAIVVLVWSLGSEHSIVWKFFQ
- a CDS encoding DUF1289 domain-containing protein; its protein translation is MKSQKSPCIDVCVFSGPKGWCIGCARTRQECQQWKNMKPYDKNLLKKALTKRLHQLQNQATK
- a CDS encoding PIG-L deacetylase family protein; its protein translation is MKKPSALIISAHAADFVWRAGGAIALHADMGYEVTVVCLSYGERGESAKLWKQDDMTLEQVKQVRRKEAQAAAEALDVHDIQFFDLGDYPLDLNNEARNRLVDVIRSVQPDFMMSHSLWDPYNTDHMNTTRFVLEARMIAQAWGHNPGEKVLGAPQLYLFEPHQTEQMGWKPDTFLDITQVWHKKQAAIECMQGQEHLWHFYTNVAENRGNHFRRNSGGQAGGRNTEYAEGFQSVFPRTVDKL
- a CDS encoding D-alanine--D-alanine ligase, with translation MEKLAGIELIPAHRVNGGMPLLEADDKGAISPFEFMPTWFFYTPVVVQSLFQALYYRDLRLPLIANPSIKLSGMVGESKHDIMSLAGETARPWIAPYCTVEKTSDAIRTQVEDTLKKLTELKLNWPIVAKPDLGCRGVGVKLLKSEQQLVDYFMAFPQEARFVLQQKAPYKAEAGVFYVRQPDAERGEIFSITLKYAPSVVGDGRLTLEELIRQDPRAGQLAHLYLPRHQALLNWVPAQGEEFQLAFAGSHSRGSIFRDGNQYITESLTRKLDHILKDVKGYYYGRLDIKFDNLHDFMQGEKFTILELNGASSEAAHIWDRNASLISIFSVLLKQYRLLFAIGAKQKKQGYQPPSLKELLSAWREEKRLTEQYPATD
- a CDS encoding VTT domain-containing protein — its product is MLDALHTLLIQSSSSLGVMFIGIVLMSYLLEDLAIVSAAVMAVQGDMPVSLALLAIFLGIATGDLGLYALGRGAKRWRWIRWRLYKMPYFQMVKRRFQHQQRLNLFVIRFIPGFRTLGFTLAGFIALPIWQFLAVVLLATSLWTGLVFGVIYWFGRQAWLDIAAYQWWFIVGSLVVLLAVNRLIKLSFLRGLQWKN